In Sardina pilchardus chromosome 8, fSarPil1.1, whole genome shotgun sequence, a genomic segment contains:
- the LOC134089638 gene encoding uncharacterized protein LOC134089638, with translation MRKQVTFLEERNRERNQLGNSRFMATRSAGSPHASRIHLNVDESNDQNNRIRKTLQYKPLPRQTAEIQHMKTIHIPKSMMMAPFLQHPSLTTGQKRYLCSIASVYSTEHLRRQMRQHYISILRSCAATAAGPRSAGRLRGSSVDTHLRGHLRGHPSAVDGGEGPPLIRTNTTQERHNNTAHPGKLVLPQITSQNSKSHRKVKASNFPAQRASSKGTKRCTPYQQEDLEENLSSLSLEEEMDIVLN, from the exons ATGAGGAAGCAGGTTACCTTCttggaggagagaaacagagagcgtAACCAACTTGGAAACAGTAGGTTCATGGCGACAAG GTCTGCGGGTTCTCCACACGCATCCAGGATCCATTTGAACG TTGATGAAAGCAATGATCAAAATAACAGGATTCGCAAAACTTTGCAGTATAAACCACTGCCACGACAAACAGCAGAAATCCAGCATATGAAAACAATTCACATTCCCAAGTCAATGATGATGGCACCTTTCTTACAG CACCCCAGTCTGACTACAGGGCAGAAGCGGTACCTGTGCAGCATCGCTAGTGTGTACAGCACAGAACACCTGCGCAGACAGATGCGCCAACACTACATCAGCATCCTCAGGAGCTGCGCCGCAACag CTGCAGGCCCCAGATCAGCAGGGAGACTCAGAGGGTCATCAGTGGACACTCACCTCAGAGGTCACCTCAGAGGTCACCCGTCTGCTGTAGACGGCGGCGAAGGGCCTCCTCTCATCAGGACCAACACCACCCAAGAGCGGCACAATAACACGGCACACCCTGGCAAACTAGTCCTGCCCCAAATTACCAGCCAGAACAg TAAAAGCCACAGAAAAGTGAAAGCCAGTAATTTCCCAGCACAGCGTGCATCATCCAAAG GAACAAAGAGATGCACTCCTTACCAGCAAGAAGACCTGGAGGAAAACCTGAGTTCCCTCTCTCTGGAGGAGGAAATGGATATCGTGCTGAACTGA
- the LOC134089182 gene encoding ubiquitin-conjugating enzyme E2 G1-like translates to MTEQSALLLRKQLAELNKNPVEGFSAGLIDDDDIYKWEVVIIGPQDTLFEGGFFKAYLTFPYDYPLRPPKMKFITEIWHPNVAKNGDVCISILHEPGEDKFGYEKPEERWLPIHTVETIMISVISMLADPNSDSPANVDAAKEWREDPNGEFKRKVARCVRKSQEMAFD, encoded by the exons ATGACTGAACAATCCGCTCTACTTCTTCGGAAACAGCTGGCAG AGCTCAACAAGAACCCTGTCGAGGGATTTTCTGCTGGGCTCATTGACGATGACGACATCTATAAATGGGAGGTTGTCATCATAGGCCCACAGGACACGCTCTT TGAAGGAGGCTTTTTTAAAGCATACCTGACCTTCCCATATGACTACCCTCTGAGGCCGCCAAAGATGAAGTTCATCACTGAGATCTGGCACCCTAACG TGGCCAAAAACGGTGACGTGTGCATCTCGATCCTGCACGAGCCGGGCGAGGACAAGTTCGGCTACGAGAAGCCGGAGGAGCGCTGGCTGCCCATCCACACGGTGGAGACCATCATGATCAGCGTCATCTCCATGCTGGCCGACCCCAACAGCGACTCGCCCGCCAACGTCGACGCAGCG AAAGAGTGGAGGGAGGACCCAAACGGCGAGTTCAAGAGGAAGGTGGCCCGCTGTGTACGAAAGAGCCAAGAGATGGCATTCGATTAA